CATCCGCACGATCGCCGATGCCACCCCCGGCGACGGCATCCGTGCGCTGGATGCGGCGGTCGCCGCCCAGGATTCGTGGGCGGCCACCGCGCCCCGCACCCGCAGCGACATCCTGCGCCGCGCGTTCGACCTCGTGCAGGAGCACAAGGAGGACCTCGCGCTGCTGATGACGCTCGAGATGGGCAAGCCGCTCGCCGAGGCGCGGGGAGAGGTCGGATACGGCGGAGAGTTCCTCCGCTGGTTCAGCGAGGAGGCTGTGCGCATCAGCGGCCGCTACGGCATCAACCCCGAGGGCACCGGCCACATGGTCGTCTCGCAGCGTCCGGTGGGGCCGTCGTTCTTCGTGACGCCGTGGAACTTCCCGTTCGCGATGGCGACCCGCAAGATCGCGCCGGCGCTGGCAGCCGGATGCACCGTGGTCATCAAGCCCCCGGCACTCACCCCGCTGACGACGATGTTCTTCACGTCGCTGCTCGAGAAGGCCGGTCTCCCGGCCGGCGTCGTGAACGTCGTGCAGACGTCCAAGTCGTCGGCGCTCTCGGCCCCGATCATCGCCGACCCGCGGCTGCGCAAGCTGTCGTTCACGGGATCCACCGAGGTCGGTCGCAAGCTCATCGCTCAGGCCGCCGAAGGCGTGCTTCGCGTGTCGATGGAGCTGGGCGGCAACGCCCCGTTCGTCGTGTTCGACGACGCCGACCTCGACAAGGCGGTCGACGGGGCCCTGGCCGCGAAGTTCCGCAACATCGGGCAGGCCTGCACCGCGGCGAACCGCTTCATCGTCCACAAGGACGTCGCCGAGGAGTTCGGCCGTCGGGTGACCGAGCGCGTCAACGCCATGAAGATCGGGCGAGGCACCGAGGAGGGCGTCGCCATCGGACCGCTCATCGACAAGGATGCCGTCGCCAAGGCGGGCGAGCTCGTCGATGACGCCGTGGAGCGCGGTGCCACCCTGCTCGCGGGAGGCAAGGCGCTCGAGGGCACCGGCACGTTCTACGAGCCGACCGTCCTCACGGACGTCGTGCCGGGATCCGCCATCCTCCGCGAGGAGATCTTCGGACCGGTGCTCGCCATCGCGACGTTCGAGACCGAGGACGACGCCGTGCGTCTGGCGAACGACACCGAGTACGGGCTCGTCTCGTATGTGTTCACCGAGAACCTGCAGCGCGGACAGCGCATGATCGACCGGCTGGAGACGGGCATGATGGGTCTGAACGTGGGAGTGGTGTCCAACGCCGCTGCCCCATTCGGCGGCGTCAAGCAGTCCGGCGTCGGTCGCGAGGGCGGTCTCGAGGGCATCCACGAGTACCTGTCCACCAAGTACACGCTGATCCCGGTCTCCTGACCGGGCGGCCAGAGGAGGAGAGAACATGACCGATTACGCCGTCATCAACCCCGCCACCGGAGAGACGCTGGCGTCTTTCGACACCTTCACGGACGCGCAGATCGAGGAGGCGGTCGCCGCCGCCGACGCCGCGCACCGCGAGTGGTCGCGGTCCTCGACCGTGACGGAGCGCGCGGGGCTGCTCCGCCGTGCCGCCGAGCTGCACCGCGAGCGCCGCGAGGACCTCGCAGACGTGTTCGTGCGCGAGATGGGCAAGCCCCGCGAAGCCGCACTCGGAGAAGTCGACTTCGCGGCCGACATCGCCGAGTACTACGCCGACCAGGCCGAGGCGATCATGGCCGACCAGCCGATCGCGATCCTCGGAGACGGCTCGGCGATCATCCGCCGGTCCTCCCTCGGTCCGCTCGTCGGGATCATGCCGTGGAACTTCCCGGCG
This genomic interval from Microbacterium hydrocarbonoxydans contains the following:
- a CDS encoding NAD-dependent succinate-semialdehyde dehydrogenase, encoding MSTQTEQALLDSIPTGLFIGGEWIDGETGATFDVHDPATGAVIRTIADATPGDGIRALDAAVAAQDSWAATAPRTRSDILRRAFDLVQEHKEDLALLMTLEMGKPLAEARGEVGYGGEFLRWFSEEAVRISGRYGINPEGTGHMVVSQRPVGPSFFVTPWNFPFAMATRKIAPALAAGCTVVIKPPALTPLTTMFFTSLLEKAGLPAGVVNVVQTSKSSALSAPIIADPRLRKLSFTGSTEVGRKLIAQAAEGVLRVSMELGGNAPFVVFDDADLDKAVDGALAAKFRNIGQACTAANRFIVHKDVAEEFGRRVTERVNAMKIGRGTEEGVAIGPLIDKDAVAKAGELVDDAVERGATLLAGGKALEGTGTFYEPTVLTDVVPGSAILREEIFGPVLAIATFETEDDAVRLANDTEYGLVSYVFTENLQRGQRMIDRLETGMMGLNVGVVSNAAAPFGGVKQSGVGREGGLEGIHEYLSTKYTLIPVS